Within Actinomycetes bacterium, the genomic segment GGCCGGGACCAGGCGGCACTGATCCGCTCGGCAACGGTCCTCAAGGCCCTCACCCAGGCGACCACCGGGGCGATCGCCGCCGCGGCCACGACCTCGCTGCCCGAGGCCCCCGGCGGGTCGCGCAACTGGGACTACCGGGCAAGCTGGGTGCGGGACTCGGTGTTCGCGCTACGGTCGCTGGCCGAGCTGGGCTACACCGCCGAGGCCGACGGGTTCCGCCGCTTTGTGCAGCGCAGCGCCGCCGGCAGCGCCCAGGAGCTGCAGATCATGTACGGGCTGGGCGGCGAGCGGCGGCTGGTCGAGCTGACCCTTGACGACCTGGACGGCTACGGGGGCGCCCGCCCGGTGCGCATCGGCAACGCCGCCACCCGCCAGCACCAGCACGACGTCTACGGCGAGCTGCTGGACCTGGCCTGGGCCTGGCACCGGCAGGGCCGCTCCCCCGACGCCGACGCCTGGCGGTTCCTGGTGGAGCTGGTCAACGAGGCCGCCAAGCGCTGGACGACCCCCGACCGTGGCATCTGGGAGCTGCGCGGCCCGCCGCGGCATCTGGTCCACTCCAAGGTGCTGTGCTGGGTAGCCCTGGACCGCGGACTGCGGCTGGCCGCCGATGTCGGCTTCCCCGCGCCGGTGGGGCGCTGGACGGCGACGCGGGCGGCCATCCGCACCGCCGTGGAGCGGCACGGCTACGACCCCGGCCGGGGGGTGTTCACCCAGGCGTTCGACCGGCCCGAGCTGGACGCGGCGCTGCTGCTGCTGCCCGCCGTCGGCTTCCTCGCCTGGGACGACCAGCGCATGCTGCGGACCGTCGACGCGCTGCGCGAGGACCTGGAGGTCGACGGGCTGCTGCTGCGCTACCGGACACCCGACGGCCTGGAGGGGGCCGAGGGGGCCTTTGTGGCCTGCACCTTCT encodes:
- a CDS encoding glycoside hydrolase family 15 protein, which encodes GRDQAALIRSATVLKALTQATTGAIAAAATTSLPEAPGGSRNWDYRASWVRDSVFALRSLAELGYTAEADGFRRFVQRSAAGSAQELQIMYGLGGERRLVELTLDDLDGYGGARPVRIGNAATRQHQHDVYGELLDLAWAWHRQGRSPDADAWRFLVELVNEAAKRWTTPDRGIWELRGPPRHLVHSKVLCWVALDRGLRLAADVGFPAPVGRWTATRAAIRTAVERHGYDPGRGVFTQAFDRPELDAALLLLPAVGFLAWDDQRMLRTVDALREDLEVDGLLLRYRTPDGLEGAEGAFVACTFWLAECLARQGRTAEARAAFTRASATANDLGLFAEEFQPASGALLGNFPQALTHLSHIAAAVALAQTV